One genomic segment of Candidatus Binatota bacterium includes these proteins:
- a CDS encoding nitronate monooxygenase, with protein DLATEIARCHEMTDKPFGVNITFLPIVQSPDYPGYVQAIVDGGVKVVETAGNNPQEYLPALKDAGVKVIHKCTAVRHALKAQRIGCDAVSVDGFECGGHPGEDDIPNMILLPRAADELEIPFVASGGMADGRSLVASLAMGAEGINMGTRFIATKEAPVHENVKQAIVEASELDTRLIMRPLRNTERVLTNSAVERLLEKERELGKDLGFADIMDEVAGVYPRIMSEGDMDAGAWSCGMVAGLIHDIPTCQELIDRIMSEAETLIGSRLNGVL; from the coding sequence GACCTGGCCACCGAGATCGCCCGTTGTCACGAGATGACCGACAAGCCTTTCGGCGTGAACATAACCTTCCTGCCCATCGTGCAGTCCCCTGATTATCCCGGCTACGTGCAGGCCATAGTCGACGGGGGCGTCAAGGTAGTCGAGACGGCGGGCAACAACCCGCAGGAGTATCTTCCCGCGCTCAAGGACGCCGGGGTCAAGGTCATACACAAGTGCACCGCGGTCAGGCACGCGCTCAAGGCCCAGCGCATTGGCTGCGACGCGGTGTCGGTAGACGGTTTCGAGTGCGGTGGCCACCCTGGCGAGGACGACATTCCCAACATGATACTGCTGCCGCGTGCGGCCGACGAGCTGGAGATACCGTTCGTAGCGTCAGGAGGTATGGCCGATGGCCGTTCGCTGGTTGCTTCGCTGGCCATGGGAGCCGAGGGAATAAACATGGGCACGCGCTTCATAGCCACCAAGGAAGCCCCCGTGCACGAGAACGTGAAGCAGGCCATCGTCGAGGCCAGTGAGCTCGACACCCGGCTCATCATGCGTCCCTTGCGCAACACCGAGCGCGTGCTGACGAACTCCGCCGTCGAGCGATTGCTCGAAAAGGAGAGGGAACTCGGCAAGGACCTCGGGTTCGCCGACATCATGGACGAGGTGGCCGGTGTTTACCCGCGCATAATGTCCGAGGGCGACATGGACGCAGGCGCGTGGTCCTGCGGAATGGTGGCCGGACTGATCCACGATATACCCACCTGCCAGGAACTCATCGACCGCATAATGTCGGAGGCCGAAACGCTGATCGGCTCCAGGTTGAACGGCGTCCTGTAG